One genomic segment of Odocoileus virginianus isolate 20LAN1187 ecotype Illinois chromosome X, Ovbor_1.2, whole genome shotgun sequence includes these proteins:
- the PDZD11 gene encoding PDZ domain-containing protein 11, with the protein MDSRIPYDDYPVVFLPAYENPPAWIPPHERVYHPDYNNELTQFLPRIVTLKKPPGAQLGFNIRGGKASQLGIFISKVIPDSDAHRAGLQEGDQVLAVNDVDFQDIEHSKAVEILKTAREISMRVRFFPYNYHRQKERTVH; encoded by the exons ATGGACAGCCGGATTCCTTACGATGACTACCCGGTGGTTTTCCTGCCTGCCTATGAGAATCCCCCAGCATGGATTCCTCCTCATGAG AGGGTATACCATCCAGACTACAACAATGAGTTGACCCAGTTTCTGCCCCGCATCGTTACACTGAAGAAGCCCCCCGGAGCTCAG TTGGGGTTTAACATCCGAGGAGGAAAGGCCTCCCAGCTGGGCATCTTTATCTCCAAG GTGATTCCTGACTCTGATGCACATCGAGCAGGACTTCAGGAAGGGGACCAAGTCCTAGCTGTGAATGATGTGGATTTCCAAGATATTGAGCACAGCAAG GCTGTTGAGATCCTGAAGACAGCTCGAGAAATCAGCATGAGGGTCCGTTTCTTTCCCTACA ATTATCATCGCCAGAAAGAGAGGACTGTGCACTAG
- the ARR3 gene encoding arrestin-C — protein sequence MYLGKRDFVDHVDMVEPIDGVVLVDPDYLKGRKMFVMLTCAFRYGHDDLDVIGLTFRKDLYVQVQQVVPAEPNSLRGPLTVLQERLLHKLGDNAYPFTLQMVVNLPCSVTLQPGPDDTGKACGIDFEVKSFCAENLEEKVSKRDSVRLVIRKIQFAPLEPGPGPCAQTVRRFLLSAQPLQLQAWMDKEVNYHGKPISVNVSINNSTNKVIKKIKISVDQITDVVLYSLDKYTKTVFVQEFTETIAANSTFSKSFEVTPLLAPNCQKQGLALDGKLKQGDTNLASSTILQPGVDKELLGILVSYKVRVNLMVSCGGILGDLTASDVGVELPLILMHPKPSDEAASSEDIVIEEFAQQEPNGEDSKEALAAEGDEGS from the exons TGTTTGTCATGTTGACCTGTGCCTTTCGCTACGGCCATGATGACTTGGATGTGATTGGTCTGACATTCCGCAAAGATCTGTACGTACAGGTCCAACAAGTGGTCCCAGCTGAGCCCAACAGCCTCCGGGGCCCCCTCACAGTCCTGCAGGAGCGACTGCTGCACAAGCTGGGGGACAATGCCTACCCCTTTACCCTGCAG ATGGTTGTCAACCTGCCTTGTTCGGTGACACTGCAGCCAGGTCCTGATGATACAGGAAAG GCCTGCGGTATTGACTTTGAAGTGAAGAGTTTCTGTGCCGAAAACCTGGAGGAGAAAGTCTCCAAGAG AGACTCTGTGCGGCTGGTGATTCGGAAAATACAGTTTGCCCCCCTGGAACCAGGCCCCGGCCCCTGTGCCCAGACTGTGCGCCGCTTCCTCCTGTCAGCTCAGCCCCTACAACTCCAGGCCTGGATGGACAAGGAG GTAAATTATCATGGCAAACCCAtctctgtcaatgtttccatcaACAACTCCACCAACAAGGTCAtcaaaaaaatcaagatttcag TTGACCAGATCACAGATGTCGTCCTGTATTCACTAGACAAGTACACCAAGACTGTGTTCGTTCAGGAGTTCAC ggAGACTATAGCTGCTAACTCCACCTTCTCCAAGAGCTTTGAAGTAACCCCGCTCCTGGCACCCAACTGCCAGAAACAGGGCCTGGCATTGGATGGCAAACTCAAGCAGGGTGACACCAATCTGGCCTCTAGCACAAT TCTTCAACCAGGAGTGGACAAGGAGCTGCTGGGGATCCTGGTGTCCTACAAAGTCAGAGTCAACCTGATGGTGTCCTGTGGAGG CATCCTAGGCGACCTGACAGCCAG TGATGTTGGTGTGGAGCTCCCCCTGATCCTGATGCATCCAAAGCCTTCAGACG AGGCTGCTAG CTCTGAGGACATAGTCATCGAGGAGTTTGCTCAGCAGGAGCCCAATGGAGAGGACAGCAAGGAGGCTTTGGCAGCTGAGGGGGATGAGGGCAGCTGA